The following is a genomic window from Clostridium fungisolvens.
GTTATGGTCATTAGTAGTAATTTCTTTTTCCTTAAGTGCTTTTAAATATCCAACTTCTCTGTTCAAACCTTGCAAGTCATCATTTTTAAAAATACCAGCAATATTTTTATGACCAATCTGAAGAAGATATTTAGTTAATATGTATGCACCTTCTACATCGTCCATACCTACGAAAGGTCCACTAAGCTCCTTATACTTACTATTAATCATTATATAAGGAATATTTCTTTTTTCTAATTCTCTATAATAAGCTAAATTTGTATTTTCTGCTGCACTCATAGTAGGTTCAACTATAAGACCAGCCACTCCATTTTCAATTATTTTCTCTAAACACTCTTTTTCTTTTTGCTTCTCATTGTTTGTATTGTAGAGAAGTAGATTGTAACCAGCAGAACTTAAAACCTCTTCTATTCCAGATATTATTGAAGGAAAAATATAGTTTGATATATAAGTAGTTAAAACTGCAATTGTCTTCTGCTCGTTTGACTTATTCTTCTCACTATAACTACAAAAAGTTCCTTTACCTTGTTCTCTCTTTATGTAGCCGTTATTTTCTAATTCCATAAAGGCTTGCCTTACTGTGTGTCTACTTACTGAAAATTTATCAACGATTTCATTTTCGGTTAAAAGTTGATCACCATAGGCAATTCTTCCTTCTTCCATTTCTTTCTTAAAAAAGGACGCTATCTGCATGTATTTTGAAATTTTTGCTTCTTCACGCATATAGTTATTTCTCCTCAAATTATTTGTACGTATGTCCTATAATTCTATTTTATAACAATATTTCTTTATGTCAATGCCTATAAACACTAAAATTCCAAAAAAATATTATTTATTTTCTCAAAATTTGTATTGAAATAAAATAATAAAAGGTTTACAATATACTCAAATGGTACGTACAAATTCTAAACTTAGCAACAAATTTGTATGTTTATTACTTAATATAACTTAACTAAAAGGGAGGATATAAAATGCTTAAAACAAAACCTTATGAATTTTGGTTTGTAACAGGTAGTCAACATTTATACGGAGAGGACACACTTAAAGAAGTAGAAGACCATTCTAAAGAAATAGCTGAAAATTTAAACGAGAAATTAGGATCACAACATAAAATAGTTTTCAAGAAAATACTAACTAGCTCAAGTTCGATAGCTAAGTTATGTATAGATGCAAATTCAGATGAAAACTGTGCAGGTATAATTACTTGGATGCACACTTTCTCACCTGCAAAGATGTGGATATCAGGATTACAACAATTAAACAAGCCACTTCTTCACTTACACACTCAATATAATCGCGAAATTCCATGGAGCACTATGGATATGGATTTCATGAACACTAATCAATCAGCCCATGGTGATAGAGAATATGGTTTTATCGGAGCTAGAATGCAAGTTAAAAGAAAA
Proteins encoded in this region:
- a CDS encoding GntR family transcriptional regulator; this translates as MREEAKISKYMQIASFFKKEMEEGRIAYGDQLLTENEIVDKFSVSRHTVRQAFMELENNGYIKREQGKGTFCSYSEKNKSNEQKTIAVLTTYISNYIFPSIISGIEEVLSSAGYNLLLYNTNNEKQKEKECLEKIIENGVAGLIVEPTMSAAENTNLAYYRELEKRNIPYIMINSKYKELSGPFVGMDDVEGAYILTKYLLQIGHKNIAGIFKNDDLQGLNREVGYLKALKEKEITTNDHNIGRYGTKEKEYFPQEFTNGLLRRKDRPTAIVCYNDQIAVQALQAIREEGLRVPEDIALVGYDDSYIATATEVKLTTIRHPKEDLGRKASRMLMDVIEGRVDHSSYVYKPELIVRASTTGF